The proteins below are encoded in one region of Tsuneonella sp. CC-YZS046:
- a CDS encoding NADH:flavin oxidoreductase/NADH oxidase family protein, giving the protein MPVEISDPITLPCGAVLKNRLVKAAMTEGIASPDNRATPALETLYGRWADGGAGLLMTGNVQVDRRFLERPGNVAWDGNGGLEELKAYARAGGRNGAHIWMQINHPGRQAGTGSETFVSPSENSKPGKEGKARALEADEIENIVDRFAGVARAAQEAGFTGVQIHSAHGYLLSQFLSPLTNRRTDKWGGTLENRARALLEAVRRTRQAVGPEFPVSVKLNSADFQKGGLTEEESFQVISWLGDEGIDLLEVSGGNYESFVMVGRNEDGTVKQKAASTSAREAYFLDFAARLRPLVKMPLMVTGGFRTLAGMQDALASGALDVIGLGRPLCIDPDYCNKLLNGAIDRLPSPDMACNLDPAQFGNPAPEILRLMEVAAGTAYYFNQIIRLSQGQDSEQEIDWNEQLKRIEAYDAELNQRYLKAFDAANVA; this is encoded by the coding sequence ATGCCTGTTGAAATATCCGATCCGATCACGCTGCCTTGCGGCGCCGTTCTGAAGAACCGCCTTGTGAAAGCGGCGATGACAGAAGGCATCGCTTCGCCCGACAATCGCGCCACTCCCGCCTTGGAAACCCTTTACGGGCGGTGGGCCGATGGCGGCGCCGGCCTGCTCATGACAGGCAACGTGCAGGTCGATCGCCGTTTCCTGGAACGGCCGGGCAATGTCGCCTGGGACGGCAACGGCGGGCTGGAGGAGCTGAAAGCCTATGCCAGGGCGGGGGGCCGGAACGGCGCGCATATATGGATGCAGATCAACCATCCGGGCCGTCAGGCCGGCACCGGCAGCGAAACATTCGTGTCTCCCTCGGAAAACTCCAAGCCGGGCAAGGAAGGCAAGGCCCGGGCGCTTGAGGCGGATGAGATCGAGAACATCGTCGATCGTTTCGCCGGGGTGGCGCGCGCGGCGCAGGAGGCTGGCTTCACGGGCGTTCAGATCCACTCGGCGCACGGCTATCTGCTGTCGCAGTTCCTCAGCCCGCTGACCAACCGCCGGACGGACAAGTGGGGCGGCACTCTGGAAAATCGCGCCCGCGCCTTGCTGGAGGCGGTGCGCCGCACCCGCCAGGCGGTGGGGCCGGAATTCCCGGTTTCGGTAAAGCTCAACAGCGCGGATTTCCAGAAGGGCGGACTGACCGAGGAGGAGTCGTTCCAGGTCATCTCCTGGCTGGGCGACGAAGGAATCGACCTGCTCGAAGTATCCGGCGGAAATTACGAATCCTTCGTGATGGTGGGCCGCAATGAAGATGGCACGGTCAAGCAGAAGGCCGCGTCGACTTCTGCGCGCGAAGCCTATTTCCTTGATTTCGCGGCACGGCTTCGCCCGCTGGTCAAGATGCCGCTGATGGTGACGGGCGGTTTCCGCACGCTGGCCGGTATGCAGGATGCACTGGCGTCGGGCGCGCTTGATGTAATCGGTCTGGGGCGGCCCCTGTGCATCGACCCGGACTATTGCAACAAGCTGCTGAACGGTGCGATCGATCGCCTGCCTTCGCCTGACATGGCCTGCAATCTCGATCCCGCCCAGTTCGGCAATCCCGCCCCGGAAATCTTGCGCCTGATGGAAGTGGCCGCGGGCACGGCCTATTATTTCAACCAGATCATCCGGCTTTCCCAGGGGCAGGATTCCGAACAGGAAATCGACTGGAACGAGCAGTTGAAGCGGATCGAAGCCTATGATGCGGAGCTGAACCAGCGCTACCTCAAGGCTTTCGACGCCGCCAACGTGGCTTGA
- a CDS encoding TIGR03857 family LLM class F420-dependent oxidoreductase, producing MSISADQIYSYILPGQVADPKPGLDQARKADELGLGGIFLSERWETKELGATIGALTQVTDKVKLVAGLTHFGTRHPVVQAGMAQTVQMLSGNRFVLGYGRGVEAHFRQMGIPTPNLQGMADYVMILRKLWAGETVAYDGPAGNWGELKLPQGYDTPPPVIFGTIGPKTLAMAGAHFDGVVLHPFLTTTGVERSIGIVRNAAKEAGRDPQSVKIYATVVTVPDTLDEGTRIDLLEARAVSYFMHRAIGTPIVKTNGWSEEPMNVLADTGLAKLEYGTGTVEEKRRAMADAATLLPREWLETGAATGSIANCVKRLNEYLAVGVDHILLHGTTPDMQGEIIAGVRQAG from the coding sequence ATGAGCATTTCCGCCGACCAGATCTATTCCTACATCCTTCCGGGCCAGGTGGCCGACCCGAAGCCCGGCCTCGATCAGGCCAGGAAGGCGGACGAACTCGGTCTGGGTGGCATCTTCCTTTCGGAGCGGTGGGAAACCAAGGAACTGGGGGCAACCATAGGCGCCCTGACCCAGGTCACGGACAAGGTCAAGCTGGTCGCCGGGCTCACCCATTTCGGCACGCGCCATCCGGTGGTGCAGGCAGGCATGGCGCAGACCGTTCAGATGCTGAGCGGCAACCGCTTCGTGCTGGGCTATGGCCGGGGCGTGGAAGCCCATTTCCGGCAGATGGGCATCCCCACGCCCAACCTGCAGGGCATGGCCGACTATGTGATGATCCTGCGCAAGCTCTGGGCCGGGGAAACGGTGGCCTATGACGGACCTGCCGGAAACTGGGGCGAACTGAAGCTGCCCCAAGGGTATGATACGCCCCCGCCAGTGATCTTCGGCACCATCGGGCCGAAAACGCTGGCCATGGCCGGCGCCCATTTCGATGGGGTCGTCCTGCACCCGTTCCTGACGACGACAGGCGTGGAACGATCGATCGGCATCGTCAGGAATGCGGCAAAGGAAGCGGGACGCGATCCGCAATCCGTGAAAATCTACGCCACGGTCGTGACCGTTCCGGATACGCTGGACGAAGGAACCCGCATCGACCTGCTGGAAGCCCGTGCGGTATCCTATTTCATGCACCGCGCCATCGGCACGCCGATCGTCAAGACCAATGGCTGGAGCGAGGAGCCGATGAACGTGTTGGCCGACACCGGCCTGGCCAAGCTGGAATATGGCACTGGGACGGTGGAAGAGAAACGCCGCGCCATGGCCGACGCCGCCACCTTGCTGCCGCGCGAATGGCTGGAAACCGGGGCGGCAACCGGCAGCATTGCCAACTGCGTCAAGCGCCTGAACGAATATCTGGCTGTGGGCGTGGACCATATCCTGCTGCACGGCACCACGCCGGACATGCAGGGCGAGATCATCGCGGGCGTGCGCCAGGCAGGCTGA
- a CDS encoding membrane-bound PQQ-dependent dehydrogenase, glucose/quinate/shikimate family, whose translation MEEAVSGSRSGLVVARVFSLIFALAGAGLLAGGIKLLTLGGSAYYAVSGVALLAVAVLLWLGRKTAAWLYAAFLLLTWAWAIWEVGFNGWALVPRVAFFTALGLVFLLPWTARGIGCRDGGRIAGKALIAILALGILALGAIFVIKPGAPGGNDDLAGLAFNASPTEWKSWGNNPGGTRFAEASQITPANVGALELAWTYETGAAPRPGGAPALAFEVTPLKIGNTLYGCTPHNVLFALDSVTGKQIWRHDPPVNDQGLAFANCRGVAYADLAERGLSPTVAAGQPAPACTRRIYTGTIDARLLAVDAETGEPCRDFGTDGAVDLRKNITPHDKVLFYFTSAPTVSGNVVVLGSYGFDGQTINQPSGVIRAYDLKTGRQAWDFDPADPERTAPLGDDEVYAPGTPNSWSVSSTDEALGLVYVPMGVATPDYYGGERSEAARKFSNAILALDNKTGQLRWMFQTVHHDIWDYDIASQPVLADFPVNGQPVPALISIAKTGDAFVLDRRTGTPLSRIVEKKVPGRAGPGETASSTQPFSVDMPDFAGKRLTEKQMWGLTPFDQLWCRIEFKSLRYDGRYTPPSLQGSIQYPGFAGGVNWGSFSVDARNNLLVVSSNRLPTKSKLITPEEAKALGMRPAGAGVKSSPEAVRAGVPQYGARYAVLNGTLMSPLDVPCLEPPMGELTAIDLKTKKVVWKRPLGTADRMGPMGIKSHLPLTFGLPSVGGSLTTSGGVTFIASTPDKRIHAFDTKTGKLLWRADLPANGNANPMSYVGSDGRQYVVIAAGGSGALATNEKNILVAFALPKGK comes from the coding sequence ATGGAAGAAGCGGTTTCGGGCAGCAGGAGCGGGCTTGTCGTGGCCCGCGTATTCTCATTGATATTCGCACTGGCCGGGGCAGGCCTTCTGGCCGGCGGCATCAAGCTGCTGACATTGGGCGGCTCCGCATATTATGCCGTTTCCGGCGTCGCGCTGCTCGCCGTGGCCGTCCTGCTGTGGCTTGGCAGGAAGACCGCTGCCTGGCTCTATGCCGCATTCCTGTTGCTCACCTGGGCCTGGGCAATCTGGGAAGTGGGCTTCAACGGCTGGGCGCTGGTCCCCCGCGTCGCCTTCTTCACCGCGCTTGGTCTCGTCTTCCTTCTGCCCTGGACCGCGCGCGGCATCGGCTGCCGCGATGGCGGCCGCATCGCTGGAAAGGCCCTGATTGCAATTCTGGCGCTGGGCATCCTGGCTCTGGGGGCGATATTCGTCATCAAGCCCGGCGCACCCGGCGGCAATGACGATCTGGCAGGGCTTGCCTTCAATGCCAGCCCCACGGAATGGAAATCATGGGGCAACAATCCGGGCGGCACCCGCTTCGCGGAAGCAAGCCAGATCACCCCTGCCAATGTCGGCGCTCTCGAGCTTGCGTGGACCTATGAAACCGGCGCGGCACCCCGCCCCGGCGGCGCACCCGCTCTCGCCTTCGAGGTAACTCCGCTCAAGATCGGCAATACGCTGTATGGCTGCACGCCGCACAATGTTCTCTTCGCCCTCGATTCCGTAACCGGCAAGCAGATCTGGCGCCATGATCCGCCCGTCAACGATCAAGGCCTGGCCTTCGCCAATTGCCGCGGCGTCGCCTATGCCGATCTGGCAGAGCGTGGCCTCTCGCCCACCGTCGCGGCGGGCCAGCCGGCCCCTGCCTGCACCCGCCGCATCTACACCGGGACCATCGATGCCCGCCTGCTGGCGGTGGATGCGGAAACCGGCGAGCCTTGCCGGGACTTCGGCACCGATGGGGCCGTCGATCTGCGCAAGAACATCACCCCGCATGACAAGGTGCTTTTCTATTTCACATCCGCCCCCACCGTGTCCGGCAATGTGGTGGTGCTCGGCTCCTATGGTTTCGATGGCCAGACCATCAACCAGCCGTCAGGCGTGATCCGCGCCTATGACCTGAAGACCGGCAGGCAGGCATGGGATTTCGACCCGGCCGACCCGGAACGGACCGCGCCGCTGGGTGACGATGAGGTCTATGCGCCCGGCACGCCCAACAGCTGGTCGGTTTCCAGCACGGACGAGGCTCTCGGCCTGGTCTATGTTCCGATGGGTGTCGCCACGCCCGATTATTACGGCGGCGAGCGCAGCGAAGCCGCGCGCAAGTTCTCCAATGCGATCCTGGCGCTGGACAACAAGACCGGCCAGTTGCGCTGGATGTTCCAGACAGTTCATCATGACATCTGGGATTACGACATCGCCTCGCAGCCGGTGCTGGCCGACTTTCCTGTGAATGGTCAGCCGGTGCCCGCGCTCATCAGCATCGCCAAGACCGGCGACGCGTTCGTGCTGGACCGCCGCACCGGCACGCCCTTGTCGCGGATAGTCGAAAAGAAGGTGCCGGGCCGGGCCGGGCCGGGCGAGACTGCATCTTCCACCCAGCCTTTCTCCGTCGACATGCCCGATTTTGCAGGCAAGCGGCTCACCGAAAAACAGATGTGGGGCCTGACCCCGTTCGATCAGCTGTGGTGCCGGATCGAGTTCAAGAGCCTGCGCTATGACGGACGCTATACGCCGCCCAGCCTGCAGGGATCGATCCAGTATCCCGGGTTCGCCGGGGGCGTGAACTGGGGCAGCTTCTCGGTCGACGCCAGGAACAATCTCCTGGTCGTCAGCTCGAACCGGCTGCCGACCAAGTCGAAGCTGATCACTCCGGAAGAAGCGAAGGCACTCGGCATGAGGCCCGCCGGCGCGGGGGTCAAATCCTCGCCCGAGGCGGTGCGCGCCGGGGTGCCGCAATATGGCGCCCGCTATGCCGTGCTGAACGGCACGCTGATGTCGCCGCTCGATGTGCCCTGCCTGGAGCCGCCGATGGGCGAATTGACCGCGATCGACCTCAAGACCAAGAAGGTGGTGTGGAAGCGCCCGCTCGGCACCGCCGACCGGATGGGGCCGATGGGCATCAAATCGCACTTGCCCCTTACTTTCGGCCTGCCTTCGGTCGGCGGCTCGCTGACCACGTCCGGCGGCGTCACCTTTATCGCTTCCACCCCGGACAAGCGGATTCACGCCTTCGACACCAAGACCGGCAAATTGCTGTGGCGCGCCGATCTCCCGGCCAACGGCAATGCCAATCCGATGTCCTATGTCGGCAGCGACGGACGGCAATATGTCGTGATCGCCGCTGGCGGCAGCGGGGCGCTGGCGACCAACGAGAAGAATATCCTGGTCGCCTTCGCGCTGCCGAAGGGCAAGTAA
- a CDS encoding TonB-dependent receptor gives MNEIIVTAQKREQSLMDVGQTLSVLSGDALEKQRIQGGEDLAIAVPSLTFARSDYNVPVFSLRGIGFNSSALGAYPAVSFYLDEAPLAFPITASNQTFDLQRIEVLKGPQGTLFGQNSTGGAINLIANKPTDSFEAGVSATYGRFNLFEFTGHVSGPLSDTVRARFAGQAHVMDPWQKSYTRPWDRNGREEYFAGRGILEWEPDDTFKATLTVAGWKDKSEPQALALAGTKYAYTQYLTTPLGAPVLDQPLIPTNPRYADWGGPVGPSDNDFIMQSTPTRLFADRDQIQGSLRLEFSPTDNLLLTSLSSYVRFRQEMGASRSGSAIQNEDQTRMDGRIDSFSQELRLENTGNNALHWVVGVNYENSKIAEDQLQSYANNTSAINSGIFQNGIKKHDSIENIAAFANLEAEIIPRLTAKGGIRYTKSTIKNRACGTDAGDGNIANVFNYLGDLFNGNLNPDGSRINPDLFPYIQPGDCFTHNYALIPGEQFRDTLKEDNVSWRVGLDYRATDELLLYGNVSKGYKTGSFPTGSPASYVGLQPVTQESVLAYEIGLKSELLDRRLTINAAGFIYDYRDKQVQGSINDAVWGALPQLRNIPKSKVKGAEIEINAAPVRGLSLSASATYLDSEITRIDPNEYTAVGPLDMNGQKLPLTPKWSYMLGGEYTFDAGRISPFIGANWRWVGKTDATLGGSITEIPALPAGGPQNRFLPGYDAPFTIGSYGLLSGRAGINGPDDRWSLYVWCDNCTNKYYWLNVTVAQDNISRGVGRPATYGVTATFDF, from the coding sequence TTGAACGAGATTATTGTGACGGCGCAGAAGCGCGAGCAGAGCCTGATGGATGTTGGTCAGACGCTGAGCGTGCTGTCTGGTGATGCGCTGGAGAAGCAGCGCATTCAGGGCGGGGAAGACCTGGCGATTGCGGTTCCGAGCCTGACCTTTGCGCGGTCGGACTACAACGTGCCGGTTTTCTCGCTGCGCGGGATCGGGTTCAACTCGAGCGCGCTGGGCGCCTATCCGGCGGTCAGCTTCTATCTCGACGAAGCGCCGCTGGCGTTTCCGATCACCGCCTCCAATCAGACCTTCGACCTGCAGCGGATCGAGGTGCTGAAGGGCCCGCAGGGCACGCTGTTCGGCCAGAACTCGACCGGCGGCGCGATCAACCTGATCGCCAACAAGCCGACCGACAGCTTCGAGGCGGGGGTTTCGGCGACCTACGGCCGGTTCAACCTGTTCGAGTTCACCGGCCATGTCAGCGGGCCGCTGTCGGATACGGTGCGGGCGCGCTTTGCCGGACAGGCGCATGTGATGGACCCCTGGCAGAAGAGCTATACCCGGCCGTGGGACCGCAACGGGCGGGAAGAATACTTCGCCGGCCGCGGCATTCTCGAATGGGAACCGGACGACACCTTCAAGGCGACCCTCACGGTGGCGGGCTGGAAGGACAAGTCCGAGCCTCAGGCGCTGGCGCTGGCCGGCACGAAGTATGCCTATACGCAATATCTGACGACGCCGCTTGGCGCTCCGGTGCTGGATCAGCCGCTCATCCCCACCAACCCGCGCTATGCCGACTGGGGCGGCCCGGTGGGACCGTCGGACAATGACTTCATCATGCAGTCCACCCCGACCCGGCTGTTCGCGGACCGCGACCAGATCCAGGGTTCGCTGCGGCTGGAATTCAGCCCGACCGACAATCTGCTGCTGACCTCGCTGTCGTCCTATGTCCGGTTCCGCCAGGAGATGGGCGCGTCGCGCAGCGGCTCGGCGATCCAGAACGAAGACCAGACCAGGATGGATGGCCGGATCGACAGCTTCTCGCAGGAACTGCGGCTGGAGAATACCGGCAATAACGCATTGCACTGGGTGGTCGGCGTCAATTACGAGAACAGCAAGATCGCCGAAGACCAGCTGCAATCCTACGCCAACAATACCAGCGCCATCAATTCCGGCATCTTCCAGAACGGCATCAAGAAGCACGATTCGATCGAGAACATCGCGGCATTCGCCAATCTGGAAGCCGAAATCATTCCCCGGCTGACCGCCAAGGGCGGCATCCGCTACACCAAGTCGACCATCAAGAACAGGGCGTGCGGGACCGACGCCGGGGACGGCAACATCGCCAATGTCTTCAACTATCTGGGTGACCTGTTCAACGGCAACCTCAATCCCGACGGCAGCAGGATCAATCCCGATCTGTTCCCCTATATCCAGCCCGGCGATTGCTTCACGCACAATTACGCCCTGATCCCCGGGGAACAGTTCCGCGACACCTTGAAGGAAGACAATGTCTCGTGGCGGGTCGGCCTCGATTATCGTGCGACCGACGAGTTGCTGCTCTACGGCAACGTCTCCAAGGGCTACAAGACGGGCAGCTTCCCGACCGGCTCCCCGGCCAGCTACGTCGGGCTGCAGCCGGTCACGCAGGAATCGGTGCTGGCCTATGAAATCGGCCTCAAGTCGGAACTGCTGGACCGCCGCCTGACGATCAATGCGGCCGGGTTCATCTACGACTATCGCGACAAGCAGGTCCAGGGCTCGATCAACGATGCGGTATGGGGCGCCTTGCCGCAGTTGCGCAACATCCCCAAGTCCAAGGTCAAGGGCGCGGAAATCGAAATCAACGCCGCCCCGGTGCGCGGGCTGAGCCTTTCCGCGTCGGCCACCTATCTGGATTCGGAGATCACCAGGATCGACCCGAACGAATACACGGCCGTCGGGCCGCTGGACATGAACGGGCAGAAGCTGCCGCTGACCCCCAAGTGGTCTTACATGCTGGGCGGCGAATATACCTTCGATGCAGGCCGGATCAGCCCGTTCATCGGCGCCAACTGGCGCTGGGTCGGCAAGACCGACGCCACCCTCGGCGGTTCGATCACGGAAATTCCGGCGCTGCCAGCCGGCGGGCCGCAGAACCGGTTCCTTCCCGGCTATGATGCTCCCTTCACCATCGGCTCCTACGGATTGCTGAGCGGGCGGGCGGGCATCAACGGTCCGGACGACAGGTGGAGCCTGTATGTCTGGTGCGACAACTGCACCAACAAATACTACTGGCTCAACGTCACCGTCGCCCAGGACAATATCTCCAGAGGTGTCGGCAGGCCCGCCACCTATGGCGTCACCGCTACCTTCGACTTCTGA
- a CDS encoding phosphotransferase family protein, which translates to MQDRIALRARPTDQWIAELRERYPTEASIDEALTRKLKRRGQPAYHSPSFEEIGERLHRLISAGTEGDIAIRNLRSLTGGASKEQFVFELDWIDGGVRRTGDRMVLRCEPAASIVETDRRREFELMRFAGPLMPVPRVHWIDDDGSVMGTPALVSSFVAGVQKPSQVSSNVTGMGTHFPKALRDLLVPQYARYMAALHQAPIADGDLPSFSRPAVGTTEAAEQIVNWWGRCWQEDLYEPSVISLMTEDWLRRNAPTLDHLSVVHGDFRTGNFLFEEDTGQITAILDWELGYLGDRHADLAWVVTDLYRTYEDGKPFHCGLFESTDAFVEAYEAAGGLPIDRKKLAWHKVFCTWKQYILSLGCALRAGDGLTHQDVLLSWLSAGGYPIAESLRLQLKAAE; encoded by the coding sequence ATGCAGGATCGCATTGCGCTGCGCGCCAGGCCCACCGACCAGTGGATTGCCGAGTTGCGGGAACGCTATCCCACCGAAGCTTCGATCGACGAGGCGCTGACCCGCAAGCTGAAGCGGCGCGGGCAGCCCGCCTATCATTCGCCCAGCTTCGAGGAGATCGGCGAGCGGCTGCATCGCCTGATTTCCGCCGGGACTGAAGGCGATATCGCCATTCGCAACCTGCGCAGCCTGACCGGCGGGGCATCCAAGGAGCAGTTCGTGTTCGAGCTGGACTGGATCGACGGCGGCGTCCGGCGGACCGGCGACCGCATGGTCCTGCGCTGCGAACCGGCCGCGTCGATCGTCGAGACGGACCGGCGCCGCGAATTCGAGCTGATGCGCTTTGCCGGACCGCTGATGCCGGTGCCGCGGGTTCACTGGATCGACGATGATGGCTCGGTCATGGGCACGCCTGCCCTGGTGTCGTCTTTCGTCGCCGGCGTGCAGAAGCCATCGCAGGTCAGTTCCAACGTCACGGGCATGGGCACCCATTTCCCCAAGGCGCTGCGCGATCTGCTGGTGCCGCAATATGCGCGCTACATGGCGGCGCTCCACCAGGCGCCGATCGCCGATGGCGATCTTCCCAGTTTCTCGAGGCCCGCGGTCGGCACGACCGAAGCGGCGGAGCAGATCGTCAACTGGTGGGGGCGCTGCTGGCAGGAAGATCTCTACGAGCCATCGGTGATTTCGCTGATGACGGAAGACTGGCTGCGCCGCAACGCGCCCACGCTGGATCATCTGTCGGTGGTGCATGGCGATTTCCGGACCGGTAACTTCCTGTTCGAGGAAGACACCGGGCAGATCACCGCGATTCTCGACTGGGAGCTGGGTTATCTCGGCGACCGCCATGCGGACCTGGCATGGGTGGTGACCGATCTCTATCGGACCTATGAGGACGGCAAGCCTTTCCATTGCGGCCTGTTCGAAAGCACCGACGCTTTCGTGGAGGCTTACGAAGCCGCGGGCGGGCTGCCGATCGACCGGAAGAAGCTGGCCTGGCACAAGGTGTTCTGCACCTGGAAGCAATATATCCTGTCCCTGGGCTGCGCCCTGCGCGCGGGTGACGGCCTCACTCATCAGGACGTCCTGCTCAGCTGGCTTTCGGCAGGCGGCTATCCCATCGCTGAATCCCTGCGCCTGCAGCTCAAAGCGGCGGAGTGA
- a CDS encoding LLM class flavin-dependent oxidoreductase: MRFIEEPMRFGIFMGPYHRPDLNPLLALQQDMETIINLDRLGFDEAWIGEHHSGGVETISCPELTIAAAAERTRHIKLGTGAITIPYHNPLMVADRIVQLDYMTRGRMMFGVAPGQLVQDAQMIGLDPLNNRRMLHEALEVLIPLFKGERVTRKTDWFNLVDARLQLLPYSNFDMATVGVISPSGPLLAGKHGMGLLSVAATHPVGVEKLLEHWQIIETEAKKAGHVADRSKWRLMGPMHIAETFEQARDEVRYGMCKLENYREHINPGAGIDWSSTDRAVDQLNEQGFAVIGTPEMARAQIDRLIEKSGGFGCYMLMGVDWARHDATLRSHQLFAEEVIPYYRGTNRATLASFEDVMGTGFEGAEITARAQEAMARVYAENK, from the coding sequence ATGAGATTTATCGAGGAGCCGATGCGGTTTGGGATATTCATGGGCCCGTATCACCGGCCTGACCTGAACCCGCTGCTGGCGTTGCAGCAGGACATGGAGACGATCATCAACCTGGATCGTCTGGGTTTTGACGAGGCGTGGATCGGGGAGCACCATTCGGGCGGGGTGGAGACGATCTCGTGCCCGGAGCTGACGATCGCGGCGGCGGCGGAGCGGACCAGGCACATCAAGCTGGGGACGGGGGCGATCACCATCCCCTATCACAATCCGCTGATGGTGGCGGACCGGATCGTGCAGCTCGATTACATGACGCGCGGACGGATGATGTTCGGGGTTGCGCCGGGCCAGCTGGTGCAGGACGCGCAGATGATCGGCCTTGATCCGCTGAACAACCGGCGGATGCTGCATGAGGCGCTGGAAGTGCTGATCCCGCTGTTCAAGGGTGAGCGGGTAACGCGCAAGACGGACTGGTTCAACCTGGTCGATGCGCGGCTGCAGCTGCTGCCCTACAGCAATTTCGACATGGCGACGGTGGGTGTGATCTCGCCGTCGGGTCCGCTGCTGGCAGGCAAGCACGGGATGGGGCTGCTGTCGGTGGCTGCGACGCATCCGGTGGGTGTGGAGAAGCTGCTGGAGCATTGGCAGATCATCGAGACGGAAGCGAAGAAGGCCGGCCATGTGGCGGATCGCAGCAAGTGGCGCCTGATGGGTCCGATGCATATCGCCGAGACGTTCGAGCAGGCGCGCGATGAAGTGCGCTACGGGATGTGCAAGCTGGAGAACTACCGGGAGCACATCAACCCGGGGGCGGGGATCGACTGGTCGAGCACGGACCGGGCGGTGGACCAGCTCAACGAGCAGGGGTTTGCGGTGATCGGGACGCCGGAGATGGCGCGTGCGCAGATCGACCGGCTGATCGAGAAGTCTGGCGGGTTCGGCTGCTACATGCTGATGGGGGTGGACTGGGCGCGGCACGATGCGACGCTGCGCAGCCATCAGCTGTTCGCCGAAGAGGTGATCCCTTACTACCGGGGCACCAACCGGGCCACCCTGGCCAGCTTCGAGGATGTCATGGGCACCGGCTTCGAAGGCGCCGAAATCACCGCCAGGGCCCAGGAAGCCATGGCCAGAGTCTACGCCGAAAATAAGTAA
- a CDS encoding SDR family NAD(P)-dependent oxidoreductase, with translation MDLFNLRERHVAIIGASGDIGTSMVQLCLSLGASVYAVDRDEAALAGLADLPEAGGALRTFVADVTDEGVMAAAFGGMGGRLDGLVNGAGIENRPVNIDEMDVEVFRKVVDVNVTGVFLGMKYGIPLMCESGGSVVNVASTAGIKGAAGMAPYIASKHAVIGLTRTGAIEWGQAGIRVNAICPGPVEGRMIDSIYGSKPGAPSEIARARMAVIPSRRFGRREEIANVTAFLLSEAATYVNGACYSIDGGISAI, from the coding sequence TTGGACCTGTTCAACCTGCGGGAACGGCATGTCGCGATCATCGGCGCATCGGGGGATATCGGCACTTCGATGGTGCAATTGTGCCTTTCGCTGGGGGCCAGCGTATATGCGGTCGATCGGGATGAGGCTGCCTTGGCCGGCCTTGCGGATCTGCCGGAAGCGGGCGGCGCGCTGCGGACATTCGTGGCCGACGTCACCGATGAAGGGGTGATGGCCGCGGCATTTGGCGGCATGGGCGGCCGGCTTGACGGACTGGTCAATGGCGCTGGAATCGAGAACCGGCCCGTCAACATCGACGAGATGGATGTCGAGGTGTTCCGCAAGGTCGTCGACGTCAATGTGACCGGCGTGTTCCTCGGCATGAAATACGGGATTCCGCTGATGTGCGAGAGCGGCGGTTCGGTCGTGAACGTGGCCAGCACGGCGGGCATCAAGGGCGCGGCGGGCATGGCGCCCTATATCGCCAGCAAGCATGCGGTGATCGGCCTGACCCGGACAGGGGCTATCGAATGGGGGCAGGCCGGCATTCGCGTCAATGCGATCTGCCCCGGCCCGGTCGAGGGGCGGATGATCGATTCGATCTATGGCAGCAAGCCGGGCGCGCCTTCCGAAATCGCGCGTGCCCGCATGGCGGTGATTCCCAGCCGCCGCTTCGGCCGGCGCGAGGAAATCGCCAATGTCACGGCTTTCCTGCTGTCCGAAGCCGCCACTTATGTGAATGGCGCGTGCTATTCCATCGACGGGGGAATCTCGGCTATCTGA
- a CDS encoding nuclear transport factor 2 family protein produces MTASNDNLREANVAQARSIFENFKPHDPAWQNNLADDAVMAFPYAASIGLPPRVEGKEAAIGLFKGVADALGLSFHDVTVQPLADPEWVVVEQRGQGSFKGNPYNQQYVIFLQFRDGKLRHYREYFDCKVVTDCFGSVENLMAG; encoded by the coding sequence GTGACCGCAAGCAACGACAATCTTCGTGAAGCGAATGTGGCGCAGGCCCGCTCCATTTTCGAGAATTTCAAGCCGCACGATCCGGCATGGCAGAACAACCTCGCGGACGATGCGGTCATGGCGTTCCCTTATGCGGCCAGCATCGGGCTTCCCCCGCGGGTCGAAGGCAAGGAGGCGGCAATCGGCCTGTTCAAGGGGGTTGCCGATGCGCTGGGCCTTTCGTTTCATGACGTGACCGTTCAACCGCTCGCCGATCCGGAATGGGTGGTGGTGGAACAGCGCGGCCAGGGTTCGTTCAAGGGCAATCCCTACAACCAGCAATATGTGATCTTCCTGCAGTTCCGCGATGGCAAGCTGCGGCACTATCGCGAATATTTCGACTGCAAGGTCGTCACGGACTGTTTCGGTTCCGTAGAAAATTTGATGGCGGGCTGA